In a genomic window of Festucalex cinctus isolate MCC-2025b chromosome 11, RoL_Fcin_1.0, whole genome shotgun sequence:
- the snapc4 gene encoding snRNA-activating protein complex subunit 4 isoform X1, with amino-acid sequence MSLCEQREKIQQQVEILERRLCTSNGELQQVSSDDTDDESSVDMDQESGQSTAGLLAQRQKIETDIQNLENFLGPHSPIIMPDDNDDDDDDDDDESSNSSSESEIGLSKNVESCLQMNLVYQQILEEKLKQLETLLSYNQRQQRELESDLPGIFKDASKEDPASSSYHKHSSLFLGHFLKPYFKDKVTGLGPPANLETKEKMMKMKGCLDNSKMKVKRWESWQKMLLIDSVSRDSMKKLIQPKMSRVDYLSQKLSSSDKSEDDKQQLKVHIESLENDIETIKVKKEDTLVGEQYEDHDWHKIAKIDFEGHREADDLRLFWQNFLHPAVNKSRWSAEEVQRLKEISSRNQETNWDVIAQELGTGRTAFMCLQTFQRFITSSLKRGTWTPTEDEKLKQLVDKMRIGNFIPYTQISYFMEGRDTAQLIYRWSSVLDPQLKKGPFSKEEDQLLLRAVARHGEKMWWKIRLEVPGRTDGACRDRYLDCLKEGTKKGAFDDHERQLLVQLLDKHGVGHWAKIAAEIPNRNDAQCRREWKKLMRHAKKPINIPRDNKRRRQKTSQESKTTRTKETKMKASIRRRLRKVQEEDSGQEDKEEDQIPYMDTDDEKEKEEEGEPLVGNGEEVEEEVEENEEENYSVPPMKEWIPKEESQEFSFPSGKLVTLEPATDCPRSESVPVRSTVVAKFGRSVVVGPPPRELSRDERYADGAMLMVSQKQLHLHLCHQVNKCSDLRHRPKKGYMSDTEMDYMLQTAVLPWVGNVLMPSRAVPTLADALGDKTALSSTPVFRLLLHAMMVDISGCKEVILRRGRQTLMSPLRRLQRPLQRKPARMPMQAPPQKPQQNPPCFKNPKTVAAMLRANQARRQDVQTMQQAPPAHLLLQSPPSVCLLTTPPLLTFPPQALPSFPIQSQTSRRLPPLLPRTPPRPPICLLTTPPLSVCFVSPPLPAGPTHLLLTTPPKAPPPPSSSSVKPALAPSTSTVTVDHAYTCRSPKPQPTGKKREREEDSGGGVVTNAGKRVRKMTHKALQLQASATKRRQSRPNTKPKEGGSTQVTPPQVQAPLRFAPPSERVQLPQAPPYVLNAVIGPLPSASSPAPTSSQKPDLNVDPSLVFPGSPAEVGDWLSGQGGVAVPQAGVSLPYLPPCSSSLSALATILANKTQLTGAAAQLLAMPHFLPDAPSDKTECMLRALVKERLGSNPAYVLLKARFLSIFALPALLATMRPVATATSSHTPPRDNKKVKKKVKTHQPNVHRKFACDGSGAPANHFSGIGTIRPAQPHSSDTVSNQ; translated from the exons ATGATGAGTCCAGTGTGGATATGGACCAAGAGTCAGGACAG TCAACTGCAGGTTTGCTGGCTCAGAGGCAAAAGATCGAGACGGACATTCAGAACTTGGAGAACTTTCTGGGACCGCACAGCCCCATTATCATGCCAG atgataatgatgatgatgatgatgatgatgatgatgagagcagcaacagcagcagcgaaaGTGAG ATAGgtctgtccaagaacgtggaaTCGTGTCTTCAGATGAACTTGGTGTACCAACAGATCCTTGAAGAGAAGCTCAAGCAGTTGGAAACTCTTCTGTCGTACAACCAGCGACAGCAG AGGGAGTTAGAGTCTGATTTGCCCGGGATATTCAAAGACGCTTCCAAAGAAGATCCCGCCTCCTCGTCGTACCACAAGCATTCCAGCCTATTCCTGGGTCACTTCTTGAAGCCGTACTTCAAGGACAAAGTCACCGGCCTG GGTCCTCCGGCCAATTTGGAAACAAAGGAGaaaatgatgaagatgaagggtTGCCTGGACAACAGCAAGATGAAAGTCAAACGAT GGGAGAGTTGGCAGAAGATGTTGCTGATTGACTCGGTGTCCAGAGATAGTATGAAGAAACTCATTCAGCCCAAGATGTCCAG GGTGGACTACCTGAGTCAGAAATTGTCTTCATCAGACAAATCAGAAGATGACAAGCAGCAGCTGAAAGTTCACATTGAAAGTCTGGAAAATGACATCGAAACCATCAA AGTGAAAAAGGAAGACACGCTAGTTGGGGAGCAATATGAGGACCACGACTGGCACAAAATCGCTAAGATCGAT TTTGAAGGCCATCGCGAGGCGGACGACCTTCGTCTCTTCTGGCAGAACTTCCTGCATCCCGCCGTCAACAAGAGCCGCTGGAGCGCCGAGGAGGTTCAGCGGCTCAAGGAGATCAGCAGCAGAAACCAGGAGACCAACTGGGACGTCATCGCTCAGGAGTTGGGG ACTGGCCGCACCGCCTTCATGTGCCTGCAGACATTCCAGAGGTTCATCACGTCCTCTCTAAAACGCGGTACTTGGACCCCCACCGAGGACGAGAAGCTCAAACAGTTGGTTGACAAGATGCGTATTGGCAACTTTATACCGTACACGCAGA TCAGCTACTTCATGGAGGGTCGAGACACAGCTCAGCTCATTTACAGATGGAGTTCAGTTCTGGACCCACAGCTGAAGAAAGGGCCCTTTTCCAAAGAGGAAGATCAG CTGCTGCTGAGAGCAGTCGCACGTCACGGGGAGAAGATGTGGTGGAAAATCCGCTTGGAGGTTCCAGGACGCACAGACGGAGCCTGCAGAGACCG ATATTTGGACTGCCTGAAGGAAGGAACCAAGAAAGGAGCTTTTGATGACCACGAGCGCCAACTCCTCGTCCAGTTGCTGGACAAACATGGCGTCG GTCACTGGGCCAAGATCGCGGCAGAAATTCCGAACCGTAATGACGCGCAGTGTCGTCGAGAGTGGAAAAAATTAATGAGACATGCAAAAAAACCTATCAACATACCAAGAGAC aataaaagaagaagacaaaagaCTTCTCAAGAGAGCAAGACCACCAGGACGAAGGAAACCAAGATGAAGGCAAGCATCAGGAGGCGTCTGCGTAAAGTCCAAGAGGAGGATAGCGGCCAGGAAGACAAGGAAGAGGATCAAATACCATACATGGACACTGATGACGAGAAGGAAAAAGAAGAGGAAGGGGAGCCATTGGTGGGAAATGGTGAGGAAGTAgaagaggaggtggaggagaacGAAGAGGAGAATTATTCAGTACCACCCATGAAGGAGTGGATTCCAAAAGAAGAAAGTCAAGAATTCAGTTTCCCGAGCGGGAAGCTGGTGACACTGGAGCCGGCGACGGACTGCCCCCGGTCAGAATCTGTGCCTGTACGGTCCACAGTGGTGGCCAAGTTCGGCCGCTCGGTGGTGGTGGGCCCGCCGCCTCGTGAGCTGAGCAGGGACGAGCGCTACGCGGACGGCGCCATGCTGATGGTGTCGCAGAAGCAGCTGCATTTGCACCTGTGTCACCAGGTCAACAAGTGCAGCGACCTCCGTCATCGCCCCAAGAAGGGCTACATGAGCGACACCGAGATGGACTACATGTTGCAGACGGCCGTGTTGCCGTGGGTGGGCAATGTGCTCATGCCCAGCCGGGCCGTACCCACGCTGGCTGACGCCCTCGGGGACAAGACGGCGCTGAGCTCCACCCCCGTCTTCAGGCTCCTCCTTCATGCCATGATGGTGGACATCTCGGGCTGCAAGGAAGTCATCCTCAGGCGGGGTCGGCAGACACTGATGTCGCCCCTGCGTAGGCTCCAACGGCCACTCCAGAGGAAACCTGCACGGATGCCCATGCAGGCTCCCCCGCAGAAGCCCCAACAGAATCCCCCATGCTTCAAAAACCCCAAAACTGTGGCAGCCATGTTAAGGGCCAACCAGGCCCGCCGCCAAGACGTGCAGACGATGCAGCAGGCTCCGCCCGCTCACCTCCTCCTACAATCACCTCCTTCAGTCTGCCTCCTGACCACACCCCCTTTACTGACCTTCCCGCCTCAAGCTCTGCCCTCTTTTCCAATccaatcacag ACGTCACGCCGGCTCCCACCCCTCCTCCCGCGCACCCCTCCACGTCCTCCGATCTGCCTGTTAACCACGCCCCCTCTTTCTGTGTGCTTTGTGTCACCGCCCCTACCAGCTGGCCCCACCCACCTGCTGTTGACCACACCCCCTAAAGCTCCACCCCCTCCCAGCTCCTCATCTGTCAAACCAGCCTTAGCCCCGTCCACCTCCACCGTCACCGTTGACCATGCTTACACCTGCCGCAGCCCTAAGCCGCAGCCCACGGGGAAGAAGCGGGAACGGGAAGAAGATTCTGGGGGCGGAGTTGTCACCAATGCAGGGAAACGAGTCAGGAAGATGACTCACAAGGCTCTTCAGTTACAG GCTTCAGCCACTAAGAGGAGACAAAGTCGACCTAATACCAAACCTAAAGAGGGTGGATCCACACAGGTGACTCCCCCCCAGGTACAGGCGCCTTTGCGGTTTGCTCCTCCAAGTGAGCGTGTCCAGCTGCCGCAAGCTCCTCCTTACGTGCTAAATGCGGTCATCGGACCCCTCCCCTCCGCCAGTAGTCCCGCCCCCACATCATCGCAGAAGCCGGATCTGAACGTTGACCCCTCCCTTGTGTTCCCGGGGTCACCGGCAGAGGTCGGTGATTGGCTGAGTGGCCAAGGAGGCGTGGCCGTGCCTCAAGCGGGTGTTTCTCTGCCCTACTTGCCCCCGTGCAGCAGCAGCCTCAGCGCACTCGCCACCATCCTCGCCAACAAAACTCAGCTTACTGGTGCCGCTGCCCAACTTCTGGCCATGCCCCATTTCCTGCCTGATGCCCCGTCTGACAAAACAG AGTGTATGCTGCGTGCCTTGGTGAAGGAACGCTTGGGCTCCAATCCGGCGTACGTGCTGCTGAAGGCTCGATTTCTATCCATTTTTGCCCTCCCCGCCCTCCTGGCCACCATGCGGCCTGTTGCCACTGCGACGTCTTCACACACGCCTCCACGTGACAACAAGAAAGTGAAGAAGAAAGTAAAGACACATCAGCCCAACGTCCAC AGAAAGTTTGCATGTGACGGCTCAGGAGCTCCAGCCAATCACTTCTCAGGAATCGGCACCATTCGCCCCGCCCAGCCACACTCCAGTGACACCGTCAGCAACCAATGA
- the snapc4 gene encoding snRNA-activating protein complex subunit 4 isoform X3 — protein MNLVYQQILEEKLKQLETLLSYNQRQQRELESDLPGIFKDASKEDPASSSYHKHSSLFLGHFLKPYFKDKVTGLGPPANLETKEKMMKMKGCLDNSKMKVKRWESWQKMLLIDSVSRDSMKKLIQPKMSRVDYLSQKLSSSDKSEDDKQQLKVHIESLENDIETIKVKKEDTLVGEQYEDHDWHKIAKIDFEGHREADDLRLFWQNFLHPAVNKSRWSAEEVQRLKEISSRNQETNWDVIAQELGTGRTAFMCLQTFQRFITSSLKRGTWTPTEDEKLKQLVDKMRIGNFIPYTQISYFMEGRDTAQLIYRWSSVLDPQLKKGPFSKEEDQLLLRAVARHGEKMWWKIRLEVPGRTDGACRDRYLDCLKEGTKKGAFDDHERQLLVQLLDKHGVGHWAKIAAEIPNRNDAQCRREWKKLMRHAKKPINIPRDNKRRRQKTSQESKTTRTKETKMKASIRRRLRKVQEEDSGQEDKEEDQIPYMDTDDEKEKEEEGEPLVGNGEEVEEEVEENEEENYSVPPMKEWIPKEESQEFSFPSGKLVTLEPATDCPRSESVPVRSTVVAKFGRSVVVGPPPRELSRDERYADGAMLMVSQKQLHLHLCHQVNKCSDLRHRPKKGYMSDTEMDYMLQTAVLPWVGNVLMPSRAVPTLADALGDKTALSSTPVFRLLLHAMMVDISGCKEVILRRGRQTLMSPLRRLQRPLQRKPARMPMQAPPQKPQQNPPCFKNPKTVAAMLRANQARRQDVQTMQQAPPAHLLLQSPPSVCLLTTPPLLTFPPQALPSFPIQSQTSRRLPPLLPRTPPRPPICLLTTPPLSVCFVSPPLPAGPTHLLLTTPPKAPPPPSSSSVKPALAPSTSTVTVDHAYTCRSPKPQPTGKKREREEDSGGGVVTNAGKRVRKMTHKALQLQASATKRRQSRPNTKPKEGGSTQVTPPQVQAPLRFAPPSERVQLPQAPPYVLNAVIGPLPSASSPAPTSSQKPDLNVDPSLVFPGSPAEVGDWLSGQGGVAVPQAGVSLPYLPPCSSSLSALATILANKTQLTGAAAQLLAMPHFLPDAPSDKTECMLRALVKERLGSNPAYVLLKARFLSIFALPALLATMRPVATATSSHTPPRDNKKVKKKVKTHQPNVHRKFACDGSGAPANHFSGIGTIRPAQPHSSDTVSNQ, from the exons ATGAACTTGGTGTACCAACAGATCCTTGAAGAGAAGCTCAAGCAGTTGGAAACTCTTCTGTCGTACAACCAGCGACAGCAG AGGGAGTTAGAGTCTGATTTGCCCGGGATATTCAAAGACGCTTCCAAAGAAGATCCCGCCTCCTCGTCGTACCACAAGCATTCCAGCCTATTCCTGGGTCACTTCTTGAAGCCGTACTTCAAGGACAAAGTCACCGGCCTG GGTCCTCCGGCCAATTTGGAAACAAAGGAGaaaatgatgaagatgaagggtTGCCTGGACAACAGCAAGATGAAAGTCAAACGAT GGGAGAGTTGGCAGAAGATGTTGCTGATTGACTCGGTGTCCAGAGATAGTATGAAGAAACTCATTCAGCCCAAGATGTCCAG GGTGGACTACCTGAGTCAGAAATTGTCTTCATCAGACAAATCAGAAGATGACAAGCAGCAGCTGAAAGTTCACATTGAAAGTCTGGAAAATGACATCGAAACCATCAA AGTGAAAAAGGAAGACACGCTAGTTGGGGAGCAATATGAGGACCACGACTGGCACAAAATCGCTAAGATCGAT TTTGAAGGCCATCGCGAGGCGGACGACCTTCGTCTCTTCTGGCAGAACTTCCTGCATCCCGCCGTCAACAAGAGCCGCTGGAGCGCCGAGGAGGTTCAGCGGCTCAAGGAGATCAGCAGCAGAAACCAGGAGACCAACTGGGACGTCATCGCTCAGGAGTTGGGG ACTGGCCGCACCGCCTTCATGTGCCTGCAGACATTCCAGAGGTTCATCACGTCCTCTCTAAAACGCGGTACTTGGACCCCCACCGAGGACGAGAAGCTCAAACAGTTGGTTGACAAGATGCGTATTGGCAACTTTATACCGTACACGCAGA TCAGCTACTTCATGGAGGGTCGAGACACAGCTCAGCTCATTTACAGATGGAGTTCAGTTCTGGACCCACAGCTGAAGAAAGGGCCCTTTTCCAAAGAGGAAGATCAG CTGCTGCTGAGAGCAGTCGCACGTCACGGGGAGAAGATGTGGTGGAAAATCCGCTTGGAGGTTCCAGGACGCACAGACGGAGCCTGCAGAGACCG ATATTTGGACTGCCTGAAGGAAGGAACCAAGAAAGGAGCTTTTGATGACCACGAGCGCCAACTCCTCGTCCAGTTGCTGGACAAACATGGCGTCG GTCACTGGGCCAAGATCGCGGCAGAAATTCCGAACCGTAATGACGCGCAGTGTCGTCGAGAGTGGAAAAAATTAATGAGACATGCAAAAAAACCTATCAACATACCAAGAGAC aataaaagaagaagacaaaagaCTTCTCAAGAGAGCAAGACCACCAGGACGAAGGAAACCAAGATGAAGGCAAGCATCAGGAGGCGTCTGCGTAAAGTCCAAGAGGAGGATAGCGGCCAGGAAGACAAGGAAGAGGATCAAATACCATACATGGACACTGATGACGAGAAGGAAAAAGAAGAGGAAGGGGAGCCATTGGTGGGAAATGGTGAGGAAGTAgaagaggaggtggaggagaacGAAGAGGAGAATTATTCAGTACCACCCATGAAGGAGTGGATTCCAAAAGAAGAAAGTCAAGAATTCAGTTTCCCGAGCGGGAAGCTGGTGACACTGGAGCCGGCGACGGACTGCCCCCGGTCAGAATCTGTGCCTGTACGGTCCACAGTGGTGGCCAAGTTCGGCCGCTCGGTGGTGGTGGGCCCGCCGCCTCGTGAGCTGAGCAGGGACGAGCGCTACGCGGACGGCGCCATGCTGATGGTGTCGCAGAAGCAGCTGCATTTGCACCTGTGTCACCAGGTCAACAAGTGCAGCGACCTCCGTCATCGCCCCAAGAAGGGCTACATGAGCGACACCGAGATGGACTACATGTTGCAGACGGCCGTGTTGCCGTGGGTGGGCAATGTGCTCATGCCCAGCCGGGCCGTACCCACGCTGGCTGACGCCCTCGGGGACAAGACGGCGCTGAGCTCCACCCCCGTCTTCAGGCTCCTCCTTCATGCCATGATGGTGGACATCTCGGGCTGCAAGGAAGTCATCCTCAGGCGGGGTCGGCAGACACTGATGTCGCCCCTGCGTAGGCTCCAACGGCCACTCCAGAGGAAACCTGCACGGATGCCCATGCAGGCTCCCCCGCAGAAGCCCCAACAGAATCCCCCATGCTTCAAAAACCCCAAAACTGTGGCAGCCATGTTAAGGGCCAACCAGGCCCGCCGCCAAGACGTGCAGACGATGCAGCAGGCTCCGCCCGCTCACCTCCTCCTACAATCACCTCCTTCAGTCTGCCTCCTGACCACACCCCCTTTACTGACCTTCCCGCCTCAAGCTCTGCCCTCTTTTCCAATccaatcacag ACGTCACGCCGGCTCCCACCCCTCCTCCCGCGCACCCCTCCACGTCCTCCGATCTGCCTGTTAACCACGCCCCCTCTTTCTGTGTGCTTTGTGTCACCGCCCCTACCAGCTGGCCCCACCCACCTGCTGTTGACCACACCCCCTAAAGCTCCACCCCCTCCCAGCTCCTCATCTGTCAAACCAGCCTTAGCCCCGTCCACCTCCACCGTCACCGTTGACCATGCTTACACCTGCCGCAGCCCTAAGCCGCAGCCCACGGGGAAGAAGCGGGAACGGGAAGAAGATTCTGGGGGCGGAGTTGTCACCAATGCAGGGAAACGAGTCAGGAAGATGACTCACAAGGCTCTTCAGTTACAG GCTTCAGCCACTAAGAGGAGACAAAGTCGACCTAATACCAAACCTAAAGAGGGTGGATCCACACAGGTGACTCCCCCCCAGGTACAGGCGCCTTTGCGGTTTGCTCCTCCAAGTGAGCGTGTCCAGCTGCCGCAAGCTCCTCCTTACGTGCTAAATGCGGTCATCGGACCCCTCCCCTCCGCCAGTAGTCCCGCCCCCACATCATCGCAGAAGCCGGATCTGAACGTTGACCCCTCCCTTGTGTTCCCGGGGTCACCGGCAGAGGTCGGTGATTGGCTGAGTGGCCAAGGAGGCGTGGCCGTGCCTCAAGCGGGTGTTTCTCTGCCCTACTTGCCCCCGTGCAGCAGCAGCCTCAGCGCACTCGCCACCATCCTCGCCAACAAAACTCAGCTTACTGGTGCCGCTGCCCAACTTCTGGCCATGCCCCATTTCCTGCCTGATGCCCCGTCTGACAAAACAG AGTGTATGCTGCGTGCCTTGGTGAAGGAACGCTTGGGCTCCAATCCGGCGTACGTGCTGCTGAAGGCTCGATTTCTATCCATTTTTGCCCTCCCCGCCCTCCTGGCCACCATGCGGCCTGTTGCCACTGCGACGTCTTCACACACGCCTCCACGTGACAACAAGAAAGTGAAGAAGAAAGTAAAGACACATCAGCCCAACGTCCAC AGAAAGTTTGCATGTGACGGCTCAGGAGCTCCAGCCAATCACTTCTCAGGAATCGGCACCATTCGCCCCGCCCAGCCACACTCCAGTGACACCGTCAGCAACCAATGA
- the snapc4 gene encoding snRNA-activating protein complex subunit 4 isoform X2 yields MSLCEQREKIQQQVEILERRLCTSNGELQQVSSDDTDDESSVDMDQESGQSTAGLLAQRQKIETDIQNLENFLGPHSPIIMPDDNDDDDDDDDDESSNSSSESEIGLSKNVESCLQMNLVYQQILEEKLKQLETLLSYNQRQQRELESDLPGIFKDASKEDPASSSYHKHSSLFLGHFLKPYFKDKVTGLGPPANLETKEKMMKMKGCLDNSKMKVKRWESWQKMLLIDSVSRDSMKKLIQPKMSRVDYLSQKLSSSDKSEDDKQQLKVHIESLENDIETIKVKKEDTLVGEQYEDHDWHKIAKIDFEGHREADDLRLFWQNFLHPAVNKSRWSAEEVQRLKEISSRNQETNWDVIAQELGTGRTAFMCLQTFQRFITSSLKRGTWTPTEDEKLKQLVDKMRIGNFIPYTQISYFMEGRDTAQLIYRWSSVLDPQLKKGPFSKEEDQLLLRAVARHGEKMWWKIRLEVPGRTDGACRDRYLDCLKEGTKKGAFDDHERQLLVQLLDKHGVGHWAKIAAEIPNRNDAQCRREWKKLMRHAKKPINIPRDNKRRRQKTSQESKTTRTKETKMKASIRRRLRKVQEEDSGQEDKEEDQIPYMDTDDEKEKEEEGEPLVGNGEEVEEEVEENEEENYSVPPMKEWIPKEESQEFSFPSGKLVTLEPATDCPRSESVPVRSTVVAKFGRSVVVGPPPRELSRDERYADGAMLMVSQKQLHLHLCHQVNKCSDLRHRPKKGYMSDTEMDYMLQTAVLPWVGNVLMPSRAVPTLADALGDKTALSSTPVFRLLLHAMMVDISGCKEVILRRGRQTLMSPLRRLQRPLQRKPARMPMQAPPQKPQQNPPCFKNPKTVAAMLRANQARRQDVQTMQQAPPAHLLLQSPPSVCLLTTPPLLTFPPQALPSFPIQSQTSRRLPPLLPRTPPRPPICLLTTPPLSVCFVSPPLPAGPTHLLLTTPPKAPPPPSSSSVKPALAPSTSTVTVDHAYTCRSPKPQPTGKKREREEDSGGGVVTNAGKRVRKMTHKALQLQASATKRRQSRPNTKPKEGGSTQVTPPQVQAPLRFAPPSERVQLPQAPPYVLNAVIGPLPSASSPAPTSSQKPDLNVDPSLVFPGSPAEVGDWLSGQGGVAVPQAGVSLPYLPPCSSSLSALATILANKTQLTGAAAQLLAMPHFLPDAPSDKTECMLRALVKERLGSNPAYVLLKARFLSIFALPALLATMRPVATATSSHTPPRDNKKVKKKRKFACDGSGAPANHFSGIGTIRPAQPHSSDTVSNQ; encoded by the exons ATGATGAGTCCAGTGTGGATATGGACCAAGAGTCAGGACAG TCAACTGCAGGTTTGCTGGCTCAGAGGCAAAAGATCGAGACGGACATTCAGAACTTGGAGAACTTTCTGGGACCGCACAGCCCCATTATCATGCCAG atgataatgatgatgatgatgatgatgatgatgatgagagcagcaacagcagcagcgaaaGTGAG ATAGgtctgtccaagaacgtggaaTCGTGTCTTCAGATGAACTTGGTGTACCAACAGATCCTTGAAGAGAAGCTCAAGCAGTTGGAAACTCTTCTGTCGTACAACCAGCGACAGCAG AGGGAGTTAGAGTCTGATTTGCCCGGGATATTCAAAGACGCTTCCAAAGAAGATCCCGCCTCCTCGTCGTACCACAAGCATTCCAGCCTATTCCTGGGTCACTTCTTGAAGCCGTACTTCAAGGACAAAGTCACCGGCCTG GGTCCTCCGGCCAATTTGGAAACAAAGGAGaaaatgatgaagatgaagggtTGCCTGGACAACAGCAAGATGAAAGTCAAACGAT GGGAGAGTTGGCAGAAGATGTTGCTGATTGACTCGGTGTCCAGAGATAGTATGAAGAAACTCATTCAGCCCAAGATGTCCAG GGTGGACTACCTGAGTCAGAAATTGTCTTCATCAGACAAATCAGAAGATGACAAGCAGCAGCTGAAAGTTCACATTGAAAGTCTGGAAAATGACATCGAAACCATCAA AGTGAAAAAGGAAGACACGCTAGTTGGGGAGCAATATGAGGACCACGACTGGCACAAAATCGCTAAGATCGAT TTTGAAGGCCATCGCGAGGCGGACGACCTTCGTCTCTTCTGGCAGAACTTCCTGCATCCCGCCGTCAACAAGAGCCGCTGGAGCGCCGAGGAGGTTCAGCGGCTCAAGGAGATCAGCAGCAGAAACCAGGAGACCAACTGGGACGTCATCGCTCAGGAGTTGGGG ACTGGCCGCACCGCCTTCATGTGCCTGCAGACATTCCAGAGGTTCATCACGTCCTCTCTAAAACGCGGTACTTGGACCCCCACCGAGGACGAGAAGCTCAAACAGTTGGTTGACAAGATGCGTATTGGCAACTTTATACCGTACACGCAGA TCAGCTACTTCATGGAGGGTCGAGACACAGCTCAGCTCATTTACAGATGGAGTTCAGTTCTGGACCCACAGCTGAAGAAAGGGCCCTTTTCCAAAGAGGAAGATCAG CTGCTGCTGAGAGCAGTCGCACGTCACGGGGAGAAGATGTGGTGGAAAATCCGCTTGGAGGTTCCAGGACGCACAGACGGAGCCTGCAGAGACCG ATATTTGGACTGCCTGAAGGAAGGAACCAAGAAAGGAGCTTTTGATGACCACGAGCGCCAACTCCTCGTCCAGTTGCTGGACAAACATGGCGTCG GTCACTGGGCCAAGATCGCGGCAGAAATTCCGAACCGTAATGACGCGCAGTGTCGTCGAGAGTGGAAAAAATTAATGAGACATGCAAAAAAACCTATCAACATACCAAGAGAC aataaaagaagaagacaaaagaCTTCTCAAGAGAGCAAGACCACCAGGACGAAGGAAACCAAGATGAAGGCAAGCATCAGGAGGCGTCTGCGTAAAGTCCAAGAGGAGGATAGCGGCCAGGAAGACAAGGAAGAGGATCAAATACCATACATGGACACTGATGACGAGAAGGAAAAAGAAGAGGAAGGGGAGCCATTGGTGGGAAATGGTGAGGAAGTAgaagaggaggtggaggagaacGAAGAGGAGAATTATTCAGTACCACCCATGAAGGAGTGGATTCCAAAAGAAGAAAGTCAAGAATTCAGTTTCCCGAGCGGGAAGCTGGTGACACTGGAGCCGGCGACGGACTGCCCCCGGTCAGAATCTGTGCCTGTACGGTCCACAGTGGTGGCCAAGTTCGGCCGCTCGGTGGTGGTGGGCCCGCCGCCTCGTGAGCTGAGCAGGGACGAGCGCTACGCGGACGGCGCCATGCTGATGGTGTCGCAGAAGCAGCTGCATTTGCACCTGTGTCACCAGGTCAACAAGTGCAGCGACCTCCGTCATCGCCCCAAGAAGGGCTACATGAGCGACACCGAGATGGACTACATGTTGCAGACGGCCGTGTTGCCGTGGGTGGGCAATGTGCTCATGCCCAGCCGGGCCGTACCCACGCTGGCTGACGCCCTCGGGGACAAGACGGCGCTGAGCTCCACCCCCGTCTTCAGGCTCCTCCTTCATGCCATGATGGTGGACATCTCGGGCTGCAAGGAAGTCATCCTCAGGCGGGGTCGGCAGACACTGATGTCGCCCCTGCGTAGGCTCCAACGGCCACTCCAGAGGAAACCTGCACGGATGCCCATGCAGGCTCCCCCGCAGAAGCCCCAACAGAATCCCCCATGCTTCAAAAACCCCAAAACTGTGGCAGCCATGTTAAGGGCCAACCAGGCCCGCCGCCAAGACGTGCAGACGATGCAGCAGGCTCCGCCCGCTCACCTCCTCCTACAATCACCTCCTTCAGTCTGCCTCCTGACCACACCCCCTTTACTGACCTTCCCGCCTCAAGCTCTGCCCTCTTTTCCAATccaatcacag ACGTCACGCCGGCTCCCACCCCTCCTCCCGCGCACCCCTCCACGTCCTCCGATCTGCCTGTTAACCACGCCCCCTCTTTCTGTGTGCTTTGTGTCACCGCCCCTACCAGCTGGCCCCACCCACCTGCTGTTGACCACACCCCCTAAAGCTCCACCCCCTCCCAGCTCCTCATCTGTCAAACCAGCCTTAGCCCCGTCCACCTCCACCGTCACCGTTGACCATGCTTACACCTGCCGCAGCCCTAAGCCGCAGCCCACGGGGAAGAAGCGGGAACGGGAAGAAGATTCTGGGGGCGGAGTTGTCACCAATGCAGGGAAACGAGTCAGGAAGATGACTCACAAGGCTCTTCAGTTACAG GCTTCAGCCACTAAGAGGAGACAAAGTCGACCTAATACCAAACCTAAAGAGGGTGGATCCACACAGGTGACTCCCCCCCAGGTACAGGCGCCTTTGCGGTTTGCTCCTCCAAGTGAGCGTGTCCAGCTGCCGCAAGCTCCTCCTTACGTGCTAAATGCGGTCATCGGACCCCTCCCCTCCGCCAGTAGTCCCGCCCCCACATCATCGCAGAAGCCGGATCTGAACGTTGACCCCTCCCTTGTGTTCCCGGGGTCACCGGCAGAGGTCGGTGATTGGCTGAGTGGCCAAGGAGGCGTGGCCGTGCCTCAAGCGGGTGTTTCTCTGCCCTACTTGCCCCCGTGCAGCAGCAGCCTCAGCGCACTCGCCACCATCCTCGCCAACAAAACTCAGCTTACTGGTGCCGCTGCCCAACTTCTGGCCATGCCCCATTTCCTGCCTGATGCCCCGTCTGACAAAACAG AGTGTATGCTGCGTGCCTTGGTGAAGGAACGCTTGGGCTCCAATCCGGCGTACGTGCTGCTGAAGGCTCGATTTCTATCCATTTTTGCCCTCCCCGCCCTCCTGGCCACCATGCGGCCTGTTGCCACTGCGACGTCTTCACACACGCCTCCACGTGACAACAAGAAAGTGAAGAAGAAA AGAAAGTTTGCATGTGACGGCTCAGGAGCTCCAGCCAATCACTTCTCAGGAATCGGCACCATTCGCCCCGCCCAGCCACACTCCAGTGACACCGTCAGCAACCAATGA